DNA sequence from the Thermodesulfovibrionales bacterium genome:
CGTATGAAAGTTTTTCCGTCCGCCCGGGAAAGAAGGAAAATCGATTTTGTTATTTGCGGCACGCAAAAAGGGGGCACCTCGGCCCTGGATGCATATTTGAGGGATCACCCTCTGATATGCATGGCAAATCAGAAGGAAGTCCATTTCTTTGACGAAGAGAAACATTTCCGCGGCAGCAAGCCCGACTACCCGGCGTATCATGCATGCTTCAGTCCCGGCCCTTCCCACAGGCTCCTCGGAGAGGCCACGCCTGCGTATATGTACTGGTATGACGCGCCCAGGCGGATGTGGCAGTATAATCCGGGAATGAAACTCCTCGTGGTATTGAGGAACCCCATCGACCGGGCGTACTCCCACTGGAATATGCAGCGGAAACGGGGCATCGATAATCTTTCGTTTTGGGATGCCCTCCATAGCGAAAAAGAGCGATGCCGCGCAGCCCTGCCTTATCAGCATAAGCAATTCTCCTATGTCGACAGAGGGTTCTACCTGGAACAGCTGCGAAGGCTTTCGACCTACTTTGCCCGGGATCAGGCCCTCATTATGCGACACGAAGACCTGAGATCCAGGCCGAAGGAGACAATGGATGCGATATGTGATTTCCTCGGCGTTGACCCTGTTCAAGACCTACAGGTCAGGGAAGTGCATTCCCACGAGTATGACTCCCCGATGAGTAAAAGCGAGTGGGAGCATCTGCGCTTCGTCTTTGAGTATGAGATAAGGGGCCTTGAACGACTGTTGGGCTGGGACTGCAGCGATTGGCTGGCCGGCTGATGGAGAGTGCAGTGCCGGCCCGCACGATGGACACCGGCCTGATGGCCGGGTATCATAATACTGAAAAATGATGGGACCTTCTGCCAGCAATCCCGCGCCCTATCTGGGAATCCGGTATCAGATAAAGTATCATAAATGCAATCTCAATTGTCCCTACTGCATCATACACTGGAAAGAACAGGACAATCTCTTCGACCTCGAAAAATTCAGGCGGATTATCGGCAAGATAAAGGAATTGCCGTTTACGGTCTGCCTCAGGATCGGCGTTGGCGGCGAGATATTCACCTCGCCCGAGATACTCGGCGTGATCAGGGATATCTGTAATGAAGAGAACAACATAACCGGCATAAGCTTTTCTTCCAACCTCCAGGCAGACTGGGACACCGTCATCGGGCCGTTTGTCCGGTCGACCAACACCGGCAAGCTCGGCATAGGTTGTACGCTCCACGACACGGTAATAAAGGATGTCAACCCTTTCTTCGAGAAGGTGAAACGTCTGAAAGAGAGCGGTGTCCAGCTTTATGTGGGATGTGTGGCCATTCCCCAGAGGATACGGTTCATAAGACAATACCGGCAAAGATGCAGGGAGCTCGGCGTGCCCCTTATCCTGAACGCGGCGATCGGCACATTGAAAGGCGTCGAGGCCGCCGACCCTGAACTCGTCTACCCCCGCGATTATACGCCCGGTGAGATAAGAAAACTCAAAAAGCTCTGGCATACGCCTCATAGCTATAAAATGCTGCTGGAGGCATGCAGCCCTCACGGCATGAGATGTTCCGCCGGGAAGAATTATATTTATATCGATCACGACGGCAATGTCTACCCGTGCCAGTCGATAAAGTCGACCATGGGGAATATAGCGAAAGAGGGGATAACGTTTCAGGATGAGGATACGGTCTGTCCGGCTGACACCTGCTGGTGTGGGAATGAAAACCAGGCGCTCAGAATCGTCGACAGAAATTATGACAGGACGAGGACGTTAAGGATCTTTTATCCCAGGGAAGGCATCCCTGAAGAAGCCTTGTACGAAGGATACAATCCACCGATATACAGGAGAAAGGCCTTTGATGTCAGGAAACAGTTCAAGCGACTCAGATCCGCTCTTCCTTGCAGGAAATGACGCGGCGAGAATCTGCAGAAGCGAGATTCGGTGAGAGGCTGTCGTAATCATGCCGATACCGTTCATCTCTTCATTGCTTAAGAAAAGAGGGATCTTCCGCTTCGAGAAGGAGAAGTCCGTGCTGTTTATCACCCTGGACTCCTGCCGTTACGATACCTTCGAGAATGCAAAGATACCGAACCTGAGGGCTGTGGGAAAATTGTACCGTGCGATGGCGCCGGGGAATTTCACCTACGGTTCCCATGCTTCCATGTTTGTGGGCTTCACTCCGGGAATAGCGGGACAGAGGGAAGCCTTTGTTAATCCGAAATACGGAAAGATATTCAAGCTCGTCGGCGCCGGATATCCGGGCAAGGGGACCGAACATCTTGTGCTGGAAGGTCGAACTATCATCGATGGGTTTAAGAACAAGGGATATCTTACCATCGGCTCTGGCGCCGTGGGCTGGTTCAATCCCCAGAGCAGGACCGGCCAACTCCTGACCGAAGACTTCGACAAATTCTACTTCCCCGGCAACACGCATTCGCTCGCGAGACAGCTGGACTGGCTCGGGCATGAGCTGGTCGATCCGTCCAGGCCGGTGTTTGTATTCCTCAATATCGGTGAGACCCATGTCCCCTACTACTATGAAGGAGCACCGTGGAATTGTGAAGTTAATCCGTGCGTACCCTTTTCCGAGAGCAATGATGCTGCAGAATGCCGCAGCCGTCAGAAAGCGTGTCTGGAATATGTCGACGCTCTCCTGAAACCGCTCCTTGAGGCGTTCCGCGCTGCCACTACGGTAGTCTGCTCTGATCACGGCGACTGCTGGGGCGAAGACGGTCTGTGGGAGCACGGGATCCATCATGAGAAGGTACTGGAGGTCCCTTTGCTCTTCAGGCTCAACGGGGGTCAGCAGAGATAGACTCGCACTAGTGCGGTATCCTTAGTCGGGAGACATGGATGATTCTGCCGGTTTATCTCCTGCAGAATCATCCATGTTGAGGTGGTTACGGATTGTGGTAGTTTGTTACCGAAGGATCAGCCGGAGTCCCGCCTGTGAAAGGATTGGTGACGCCGACAGCAAAATTATTTTTGTAGATACCTGACGAGCCAGAAAAACTGAGCCCATACGTCATGTTGAAGACCGTATTATCTCTTGCAATCGCATTTGAACCGTTGACCGAAAGTCCAGTTGAGGTCCCCGGCCCGAGCGCAGGGTTTGTCATGATGTTGTTATCGACCATGTTATCGGCCGATAACGCATCAAGATAAATGGCATAGGACGTTTCACCTGCTTCTTCCCTGGTGGCGGAGACCGCGTTGGCGCCGATGACCGATGTTGCGCCGCTCGAGTAGATACCGAAGACCGCAGCGCCGGAGCTGCCATTAGTGCTGCCCACGATATTCTCTCTGATCACCGCCGCCCGGCCTGAGGAATAAATGCCGTAAACATCAGGCGTGCCGACAGTGGTGCCGCCGGTGTTTATCACCTGGTTGTAACGGATGCGGTTCCCGAAGCCGACAACCATGATACCGCGGGCTGTATTGGAATCGGCACGGATGCCTTCCACGACATTGCCCAGAGACGTGTTGCCCGAGGTATCGTCCAGCTGTATGCCGCAATAGAAGCCGCGCACGACACCGTTCCTGACGATGACATTCTTCCGCTGGTTAGCGTAAATGCCGACGGCCTGAGTCGCGAGTCCCGCGCCCTGCCCCCCGATCCTGTGGTCGTTGAGATCGAGCACGACATTGCTCGCGTTGATCGTAATAACATTGCCTGTCGGGGAAGAGGAGGTAAGGTCACTCGTAAGGCAATAATTACCAGGCACACTGATCGTGTAGGGCACTAACATCTGATTGATTGGCGTGCAGAGAGTTAATTCTGCTTGCGTCACGGTTGCGATCGCAAAAACAAACATACTGGTCAGGACAAAGAATACTGCACATCTTCCGATCTTCATTGCAGATCCTCCTTCATTTATTCTTTAAGAAGTCAAAAGGGTTTATGAATCCTTTCTGTGTAGTGAGAGAAAACGGCAACATAAATCCCTCAACGCAAAAAAAAATGTTTCTTATGAAAAGGGTTTGTTACGTGGAAGGGGGAGAAAGGCCTGAATGAAGAGGACAGAAACCTTTTTGAAATAGGGGCTTCTTTTCCTCAATTACGCCTGTGAGAGCTGGTGTTCTCGCCAAGACGAGTTCGTCGGCGATGAGTAGAGAAGACCTCGCAGGGGGCTTCAATCGTGAATGAACGGTTTCCTGTACTTCAGCTGCCTTTACTTTGAGGACCGTGCCCTGTGACGGGTCAGGGCCCGTGTCATTTCTCTCCTCCCCTGTCACGATCGAGAGCAGTAATTCGGCGATGAACAATTTCATGTCGAGTGGGGAGCGTGTTATTTGAACAACAGAGGCGTGTAACTCATTGTGGACCTCTGTGTGCAGATACACCAGAAAGGGAGATGTTGCGTATATGCAAAAATATATCAGGAAGAAAACCGTTACAGGATGAATCTTGAGTTTAGATGCCATGAGATCCTTCTTCCAGCCTACCGCCTCACCTCTCATTTGGGATACAGATTCAAAATGAATCAGGGTCGCCTTCATGAAAAGCAATTTCCATACCATAATTTCAGGTTCGTAAATTGATATAAAACTAGGACATTGCTCGGTCCAACCGATCAATCTTGGGTAAAGAACTACATAGCATGGGAAACAAATGACACAAAGAGCGACGACCGTAGGCGAAGAGGCGTGAAAATTGTTCCGGATTAGAGGAAGACCGAATCGCTCAGTGGATGACCCACTCGCTCCGTTTTACCAGTTCCGGATGGGGACCTTCGGTCAACTGAACAATGTAACATCCCTTCGATGCATAGCGCTGTCCGGGGCCAAAACTCAACCGCGGATAGAGGACAACGTCATAGGACTGATCGGGCATCATATCGATCAGCTCAAGAAGACGGTCTCTGTAGTAATACCCCTTCAGCATACCGAGTTGCTCCGAGAGCATCCGAACAATATCATACATCTTGTACCCTATATCGATATTGGAAACGGGAAGTTTGTTGTTCCTGATCCAGGCCTTGACCCCGTCTTTCAGCCCTTTCCCTTCCTGGGGGAGTCTGTAAGGATACGTCACATACACAAAACTTCTCACCTTCTCCGGCAGGGAATACAGATCTTGCCCCAGAATGCCCGATGAGACGAAGACCATGCCCGGTCGGTCTTGGACATCCACAAGCCCACCGATGGCAGAGAGGTCTTTCGGGCTCAGCCACAAAACGAGAATCGAATTTTTGTGCCGGCCGACCAGCTGCTTCCAGAAGTCTCCATTCACGATTTCTCCATTAGAAAGCATGACATCTATGGGAAGGGGCTGGCCGAGGTTCTCCCGCGTCTCCCGAAAGGCTCTTGCAAGGGTGACGCCGGACCGGTCATTGCGAAAGACCTGGACGACCGACAGATCGGGAGCAAGATTCTCCTCGATAGAGTGAAGATATCTTGCAACAGCCTCCCCTTCCTGATACAAGCCCTTGGAGAAATAAAGTGTATACCACTCCGTGTCAGAGATCAGAGGGAAATCGGTAACGGGAAAGAAATTGGGGATCCGGTGCTCCTCACTAAATTCGTGGATAGGTGCCCAGTCGCCCGTGGTAATTCCGCCCACAAGCGCAAAGACGGGCTTCTTTTGGTAATATTCTTCCAGCTGTTTTCGCCAGCCCTCCCGTGGTCCCTTCAACTCCCAGACATCGAGCGTCAGCCCTCGAAAGCCCTTGTCCATGACTTCCTCGGTAAATGGCCCTGTTTTGGCCCTCCTTGCCGCGTGCCGTGATTTCCCCCATGTTCTGGCATAAAACTGAAGAGGTGCCACCATCGACTCACGGTCTTCTTTCTTCACTTCTTCCGTAACCACAGTGGCAAGGTGTATCGTCGTGTCGGTAACTCCGGGTGGCATCTCTGCGGTCAGGTTCTTGAGATAAAAGATCATAATCTCCATATCATGATCATCAAGAAAGTATCTCGGCATGACGCCGTTGAGTTTCCTACCGTTCGGATCTTCTCCTGCCCTCAGCGCAACCGCCAGCGTCTCGTCAGTGTATGCGGGGCGGAAGTCGCCGCTGAGAAGCATCTTGGGCAGTTTTTCCCGGGCTGACTTGCTCAGGTCTCCCATCATCGACATCGGTTTATAAAGTCTTGGACCGTCTATAGGAAAGGTATAGACCGTGCCTTCCAGCGATCCCATCCCGCTCCTTTGATGACAGCTCACACAGCTGAACATCCTGCCGTCTACAGGGATTTCCCCCTCAAGAACAGCCTGCAGGGGCTCTCCTGATGGCAGTATCCCGTCACGATACATCCGCTCCCCCTGCCGCAATGCCTCTTCCCGTGATACTCCTGCAATCGTGAGAGACTGTTTATCCTCGGCTGTAATTGTCCCTGACCAGAGAACGACGAGAAGCAGGGAAAGAATTCCCCATGCCAGGAACACCGCGACATCTTTCACCGACTGAAAAACCTTCCTCACTTGAGCACCTTCTGGTATTCTCTTATGAGATCTCGCGTCCCGATAATGCCGTAAATCCTGACCCAGCGGGTCTCGGCCGGACCGTGGAGCAAAATGAGGGGAAGGTGACGCATCTTATCGGAAGTGTACGCGTCAAGGGCCTTCAACACCTTTTCGATGTCCTCCCTGCGGCCGGTCAGGAAGTCCCATCCCGGCTTTGCGTCGTACCTTTGGAGATAGGCCTTCATCGCTTTTGGCGTATCGTTATCCGGATCGATCGAGATGGAGACGAGGTTGACGCCGGCGGATTCCGGTCCGAGCTTCCTTTGAAAATCGCAAAAGCCGATCGACAGCACGGGACAGATCGTGGTGCAGGTGGTGAATATGAAATCCACGAGGACTGGCTTGTCCGAATTCAGCAAGGTCCTGAGTCGGACCTTCTTGCCATTCTGATTTACCAGGGTCACATCCGGAACCGCGTAGTTTTCGACAGTCCTCTTAAACTTTTCGTTCGTCTCGGCCCTTACCCCATCAGAGGTGACGACAAGCGAAGATAGAAGAAAAAAGAGTATGAAAGAGCATACCCTGCATTTCACCAGAGGCGTTGCCATATGGGAAACCTCCATCTGAATATCAGCTGTGCCAACATATTATCACAAAAAGTCGTTGCCGTCTAATCAAACCAATCCGGGCGACATTCTGAAGAGTCGCTCACCATATCTCTTATGCACTTGACTCACAGGCTTTAATATGTAATATTATGCATTAAAGGGGGTAATCCGAAGCCCCGGAGGACTTTTGAGGGTCACTTTAACAAAGTAGAGCAAGTCGTCGCACAAGAAACTGGTCTAGGCCGGACAGAGGACATCATAAGCGGCGATTTCACTGGCAATGACGGGAGGGGCGAATAATTTCATTCATGATTGAACAGTCCTTAAAAGGAGGAGAGGTATGAAAAAAATATCGGTAGTGATGATGGCAGTGATGGCTATTTCAGTTTTGCTGGCGGTTCCGGCGTTCAGCGCGCCAAAGCTTATTGTGAAGGCCGCGAACGGGACTGATGATGTTTTCCACGTGGAGGATACGGGGAATGTCGGAATCTTCTCTGGAATTACAAACCCGGCTGCGCCGACAGCACCGTTGAACATCGTCTCGGCAGGTTCGGGAAATCTCTTCACGATAACAACCACATCCCCGGCAGGAGGTGCAGGGTTTGAATTTAAAGTGCCGGGCGGCGGTGATTGGCTCTTCAGGGCAACTCAGGATAATGGGTTCAAGATAAGGGATGGGGCAAATGCGAAGGATG
Encoded proteins:
- a CDS encoding sulfotransferase domain-containing protein — translated: MKVFPSARERRKIDFVICGTQKGGTSALDAYLRDHPLICMANQKEVHFFDEEKHFRGSKPDYPAYHACFSPGPSHRLLGEATPAYMYWYDAPRRMWQYNPGMKLLVVLRNPIDRAYSHWNMQRKRGIDNLSFWDALHSEKERCRAALPYQHKQFSYVDRGFYLEQLRRLSTYFARDQALIMRHEDLRSRPKETMDAICDFLGVDPVQDLQVREVHSHEYDSPMSKSEWEHLRFVFEYEIRGLERLLGWDCSDWLAG
- a CDS encoding SPASM domain-containing protein: MMGPSASNPAPYLGIRYQIKYHKCNLNCPYCIIHWKEQDNLFDLEKFRRIIGKIKELPFTVCLRIGVGGEIFTSPEILGVIRDICNEENNITGISFSSNLQADWDTVIGPFVRSTNTGKLGIGCTLHDTVIKDVNPFFEKVKRLKESGVQLYVGCVAIPQRIRFIRQYRQRCRELGVPLILNAAIGTLKGVEAADPELVYPRDYTPGEIRKLKKLWHTPHSYKMLLEACSPHGMRCSAGKNYIYIDHDGNVYPCQSIKSTMGNIAKEGITFQDEDTVCPADTCWCGNENQALRIVDRNYDRTRTLRIFYPREGIPEEALYEGYNPPIYRRKAFDVRKQFKRLRSALPCRK
- a CDS encoding sulfatase-like hydrolase/transferase, with protein sequence MPIPFISSLLKKRGIFRFEKEKSVLFITLDSCRYDTFENAKIPNLRAVGKLYRAMAPGNFTYGSHASMFVGFTPGIAGQREAFVNPKYGKIFKLVGAGYPGKGTEHLVLEGRTIIDGFKNKGYLTIGSGAVGWFNPQSRTGQLLTEDFDKFYFPGNTHSLARQLDWLGHELVDPSRPVFVFLNIGETHVPYYYEGAPWNCEVNPCVPFSESNDAAECRSRQKACLEYVDALLKPLLEAFRAATTVVCSDHGDCWGEDGLWEHGIHHEKVLEVPLLFRLNGGQQR
- a CDS encoding SCO family protein, whose amino-acid sequence is MATPLVKCRVCSFILFFLLSSLVVTSDGVRAETNEKFKRTVENYAVPDVTLVNQNGKKVRLRTLLNSDKPVLVDFIFTTCTTICPVLSIGFCDFQRKLGPESAGVNLVSISIDPDNDTPKAMKAYLQRYDAKPGWDFLTGRREDIEKVLKALDAYTSDKMRHLPLILLHGPAETRWVRIYGIIGTRDLIREYQKVLK